A window of Salvia splendens isolate huo1 chromosome 8, SspV2, whole genome shotgun sequence genomic DNA:
AGATAAGAGGATAAAGTAGCAGAGAGGAGTGAGTCGATTGTTGTCAAAAAGGAAACTTCTCACTTAGGTTGGGACGTACCAAAAATGAATGTCTCACGTaggctgggacggagggagcagttattttgcattatagacAATAATTCGATACTCAACAATCTACACTGCAATCCACAATTACTATCATCAATCCGTAAATCCATCTAAAATGCCACTAATGAATATTATATGATACGCCCCTAATATTGCTAGATAACGTGTCACATGACaatagagatgcccaccggttccggttccggtggttaaccgccgaaccggaaccgtgtcaatttttcgaaccggaaccgtcaccgaaccgccggttaaccggcggtttcacggttccggcGAGGAAACCAAGGCAGTAGTGGGGGCAGCTTTTTCAGCCGGTTTTGTCGGCCAAAACCGACGGTTTTTGGACCGGAAACCAGCGGTTAATcgcaaaaccggcggttttcggttCTGGTGCGGAACACGAGGCTGACACGTTGCAGGTTTTTGCAGACGATTTGTTGACCGAACTGGCGGTTTTGGCAGTGTAACCGgtggttccggcggttttctgccaaaaccgccggttttctgaaattcaaaattttttaattttgattttgaattcaaattcatccattatccccccatttcatgtttttttatttacgttccgacgacacttgtaaattatattacattgttgtatgttgtatacttgtatatgtattgtaaattgtaatgtatcattgtccattacaactcaaattcaataaaattgatatcattttcaccttattcgtcttatttcaatttacatagaaaaaaaaccgaaccgtgaaaccgccggttttcgaaccgaaaccgtatAAACCatccgaaaaccggcggttccgaaccggaaccgttaaatagcctcacggtccgatTCCGGTTCCGAATTCCTATAAACCGGAACCACCGAGTttggaaccgtgggcaacactacaTGACAGTACGAGGTTAGCGGTAcgttttcaatttaaaattgacGTCACCGTGCATAACGCACCCTTAAGATTTAGAGTTCAAAcccacacatatataaataatactaaaatttagaattttaaaatatctaTATATTGCAGTCCAATaaggataaaataaaattgcaagTGTGATTTTGATTGAGgaagtgtatatatatatatataaatagaagaaaTTGAAggctccaccgccgccgccgccacaaCAGTATGAGCGGCTTTTTTCTACCTAAAATGAAAAGCCAGATTTAAAAATGGCACAATTTAATTTCCattaaaaagagagagaaatgtcGTCCTTGACCAGTATCCCGTTTCAAAAATGGTTGGCTGCTTCTCCCTCGATTTCTCCGCTCAAATCTCTCCTTTTTAAACCCACTTCTTGCAAACCTCTCTTCCATCCCAAACCCACCCATTTCCTCCTCCGTTTCGCCACCTCAGTAGCCATGGGTGACGTCGCCGCTGCCGATTCCGGCATGGACGCCGTGCAGAGGCGCCTCATGTTTGAAGACGAGTTTGTGCCCTATCCCTTTtccccttttttttaattttagatctTGATGTTGGTTTTGTTGATTGAAACTTCTATTGATGTTGAATTGATGGTGtcaattttcctttttcctttcttttttgtctttttctttctttttgatttttctttttatcacCAAAATGAATTACCTTTACCATTTTTCCCAGTGTAAAAGGGTTCGCATTTATCGGTTTTAATGTATGCAGATGCATATTGGTTGATGAGAATGATCAGGTGGTTGGCCATGAATCCAAGTACAATTGTGAGTCCTCTTTTTAGGTTTTAGATTCTGATTTAATGTTTTGGAGATCCAGAAATAGTAGTAGATGGTATGATTATATGTTGTTGAAATTTGTTAGAAGGCTGCTGCTTTATgtcatactcccttcgtcccaagcTATTTGAGGCATGTACGTCCCAAGCTATTTGAGGCAtgtacgagatttaagaaattgatgtttaTAGGTTAAgtatgaaaagagaataaagtaggagaaagaaAGGTAGAGTAAATTAGGGGAGATAATATAGTTTTTTCCGGAAAAGGAAATGCAACAAGTAGCTTCGACGGCCCAAAATAGAGTAGGAAGTAAGTAGTTTGGGACCGAGGTAGTATATCGTTAACCGGAAAACCTCATATGCAGGTCATCTGATGGAAAAGATCGAGGCTCTAAATCTGTTGCACAGAGCTTTCAGCGTCTTCCTGTTTAACTCAAAATACGAGTTATTGCTTCAGGTAAGCTAATATACATTCATGCCATGTCCATCTCTGCTGTTGCTGTTGCTGTTGCTGTTGCTGTTGCTGTTGCTACAATTTGAGGCTTTTGCTCACCACTTTTCcttatcttcttctttcttgTCCTCAGCAACGATCCACAACCAAGGTTACTTTTCCGTTGGTGTGGACAAACACCTGCTGCAGCCATCCGCTATATCGTGATTCTGAGCTTATCGAAGAAAATGCTCTTGGTATTGTATTACCTTCATAATCTAATTACAACCAAACACCTCTCTCCTCTTGTCTTGTCTTGTCTTGTCTTGTCTTACCCAATTTGTCTCTATCAAGGTGTGCGGAATGCTGCTCAGAGGAAGCTATTGGATGAACTTGGCATCCCTGCTGAAGATGTCCCTGTCGACCAGTTTGTTCCTTTGGGGCGTATACTGTACAAAGCCCCTTCCGATGGAAAATGGGGAGAGCACGAATGTAAGTAGCTAGCTGCATCTTCAAAATCACGATTAGGTTAGTTAGTGTACATTGTACAATCAAGGCATGCTGATGTTTCTATTCTGATATTTGTAGTGGATTATCTCCTTTTCATTGTGCGGGATGTGAGCGTGCACCCAAATCCAGACGAAGTACATGATGTCAAATATGTGAACCGGGAAGAGCTCAAGGAGCTTCTGCGGAAAGCAGATGCCGGTGAGGGGGGTTTGAAGCTGTCACCGTGGTTCAGGTTAGTGGTCGATAACTTCTTGTTCAAGTGGTGGGATCACGTCGAGAAAGGGACCATAAACGAAGCAGTTGACATGAAGACAATTCACAAGCTCATTGAGAAACCAAGTATTTCTACTGCTTGATTTGGTTTCAACTTGTGTTATCTTATCTTTAAAATCGTGTGTTGTTAGGGATCCAAGTTTAGGCATCTCCTTTTGTCTTTGTTTACTGTTTCTCGTGGctttcaaataaatttattacTCCTCCTCAACTCCTTGTTAATAGGTTATAGAGGTGCTTCTTTTCAGCATAAAGATTAAGAATTATGTGTTCATGTATGTATCTCCATTTGTGTTCTTCGGCATCAAGGTTTTCTTATTGAATTTATTGAATAGATGTTTTcttaagagtaaaggccaaaattggtcctgaacatataaccattttacgattttggtcctaaacattatcttttggattttttggtcctgcacatatggacatttgatcattttggtcctgcacatatggaaatttgatcattttggtcccccgtcaacattttcgttaaaaactaacggtcaacattatcttttggattttttggtcctgcacatatggatatttgatcattttggtcctgcacatatgaaattttgatcattttggtcctccgtcaacattttcgttaaaaactaacggtcaacggccgatttttgactaaaacaatgggttgggtcgggtcgtgtttgggtcgggtttgggttacacgttaagaaaaaaataattattttttattaattaaaaattataaaactttaatttttagttatttttgttgattaaaaatattataacgactaaaacatgatgttattatacgatttaaacatgatattacacaataaaataaaaaattaccaaattaaaataatcattttttaatcaaaataataaaattaaagtatattaatattaaatctatataataaaattaaataattaaaaaattatttttaataaaatctaagcataatattttcttcaaattcatgaaaaaattaattaaaaaatactatactttaattttattaattaaaaaatattaattaattttttaagaatattatgcttagattttaacgaaaatattatgcttagattttaagaaaatattatttttttcttaacgtataacccaaacccgacccaaacacgacccgacccaacccattgttttagtcaaaaatcggccgttgaccgttagtttttaacgaaaatgttgacggaggaccaaaatgatcaaaattccatatgtgcaggaccaaaaaatccaaaagataatgttgaccgttagtttttaacggaaatattgacggaggaccaaaatgatcaaatgtccatatgtgcaggaccaaaaaatccaaaagataatgtttaggaccaaaatcgtaaaatgactatatgttcaggaccaattttggcctttactcttttcTTAATGTAGGCATAATTATGATTTAGTAAAGAAAATTAATGGTGTTAAGTGATTTAGATGGAATGTATTAACTTGGAGCAATAgttaaactttttgtatgatatatgtcCAAAAAAtttgtactaatttgaaacattgatgaaacattttgtattgATAGTGTAATTACCCCGAATAAAGTAAGATtgatgaagagataataaagtaagaaaaaatattactttttatcaaaaatagCTTGAAATTTTCCAAAATAGACTAATGAATCAATTAACATATAACAATTGGACTACTTAACAACTGCTTGttaattactctctccgtctcggactacttgcacttatttcctttctgggcgtctcaagttatttgcactctttccatttttagtaaaaattatcacctacaaccgcaattgttgattttgttatacactcattccttaatctccgtgccaaaaaggaaatgtgcgagtagtccgggacggagggagtacattacaGTCAAATTAAACACATGATCAAATTGCTTCAATTGTAAAATCAAACACACCATTTGCGTTTAACGTATCTCAGCATCTAAATCATGATATtggaaaagagagagagaagcaaACACGTCTCAAAATCTAAATCATGTCATCCTCATGTTGCCCATTAATTGCTTTTGAATTATGAGCTAAATTGTAATTATAACATCACTTTCATACAATAACAACTTGCCAAGTTTTCATGTATTGTCAGGTTTGAGGAGATGCAcatcagagcatccacaaccgtgctcttgccagcggcacggttgtgggcccgggcggtactattcatgcctgctctctggcaagagcacaacacccacaactgtgctcttccgcaaggacgagcacaattaatttaaaattcaattaaacaataacatttccataatattaaaattcatttaaaaaccacaatacatattacaaatgacaaataaaattaaacattacataattaaaatcctaaaaattaaaaagtacataattaaaatcctaaaaattaaaaaaaccaccactcggccgtttgcccagtagcgagttgtcggatggcacacgtacacttttgcaacgccgtgatactttgccggccggctgcatctacacctgtttgaaagtattcaacacgtgcggacaatgtgttgacaattcgcatgaacaagcgctttgacatgcgaaaacggcgcctgaagtaatctgccggaaaccgcggatggtcggcaaagtagtcggcaacgagcctttcgtgggctccctcccggtcacgatggatgtagcggcgatttgatctagtgcgttgaggaggatgagcgggggtattcgccgcgacatatgcttcgtaagcggcacgatgttgttcgtatcttgttcttcgcgctccgcttccgccatgagatggaggagagggggcagagctttcgacagaaaaaacaatgcagagagagggagagagcttatgatgcaaatgcttgtgaatattgtgtctaatgcagtggaattgctagcctatttataggccaagccaccatgcagggtcaaccaagccatgaaggctcatcatggcagattcgtaaccgtcgacggttacaagcgtgtggcaggagtgtgcctttcgcgtgtggagcgtgtggatttctcacgtggcagccttGTAGGCTTtaactgtgccacgcttgacgatgtgtcaagccactaggattgctgactcagcggtggtctaaaaagattactacgggtccagacccaagcccaaagaccaattgccaagatccaagtccaagtctaATATCAAGACCGGGCCCGTGGCCCGCGAGCGCAAGCGCGagcgcgagcgcgagcacgggcacgggcacgggcacgggctcgggcgggagGGCAGCGGCGGCGCGCGCGCATACGCCGGTGTgagctctttcacccatcttggtccgctataattattaagtaacataaagtcacttaatttaaacacattaaaagatgtgtcacttctccaatgtgggataattaacactagttaattattccctaagctccaactccaaactttaattaaaagctaattatgcccaactttaatccactatttctcactcaccggaaatcggttttgagaaagtgaatatactacatttatctacgtaaaatgtagatcgacgctatatcatataatttcacaaaattagatgtctcttcatatttattatttggtcaaaatccattgaccgggcatatttattccatgatatctacaatcccccacatgagtggaaatagccaaatgcatatgcatgcagacacaagctcaaccctcgagaggtatataagcataaggataggtagttgttggctttgaaccctccatagtcgacaccatcggatacacaggcggcttagtagcgcgatgctttgaactaatcccccacggcttgcaccgagacaatggtgttaacacttaaacacctcaacctcatccgttctcacgttttgtatccattgcggtcttggtcaccactttggattcataagtgcgttttatgaagcgaccacacttcgcacttatataggtgattcttagtcaagtaccttgccatacttggtctctttgagaactacatctctttgagatccttaagaaccattaaaagtcatagacttatcctttaccactaggcaagttctccaacactctattgctctttagggaatagatatagttgagtgtttctcatgaactctcatagcttagttttcccattgaactaAGTTCTTGGGATccccagtcatcatggttgggttaccactatgacaattctctAATTTGTGggtttcaaactcattccctctagcaacttattcatttgatcacggtttaaccctttggttagcggatccgctagattatctattgacttcacatagtcaattgtaatcactcCTGTTGTGATGAAAtatctcacggtgttatgtcgtcgacgtatatgtcgagacttaccattatagaaaccattgtttgaccttccaatagccgcttggctatcgcagtggatcagcactggtggcactggcttagaccaacatggaatatcttcaagaaagtttttaagccactcggcttcctcaccagccttatctaaggcaatgaattCCGATTTCATtattgatcgggctatacatgtctgttttgtggatttccacgatacaacaccacccccaatggtaaagacgtatccacttgttgaaagtgagtctctattatcggatatccaatttgcatcacagtacccttcaagtaccggggggtatctcaagaagtgtagcccatgattttgagtatggtttaaatatctcaaaaccctcacaagagctctccaatgctccttgcttggattgctcgtgtaacgactcaacttgttcacggcacaagcaatgtcaggtcgagtgcaattagtcaagtacatgacgcatccgatgacccgtgcatactcttcttgtgcaacgggctcgcctttgttcttgctcaagtgaacgtcgagttcaattgtagtcttaaccggcgcgccatcataggctttgaatttattcaatatattctcaacataatgagattgtgttaagatgattccattagacgttcttagaatcttcattccaagaattacgtcggctagacccatgtatttcatgtcaaagtttctctttatcATGGCATTTGTatagttaattacttgagtgttgctacccaagattaacatatcatcaacgtatagacacactataacatggccgttattGATGCTcatgatgtagacacatttgtcgcattcgttgattttgaacctatttgataacatcacattatcaaacttcaagtgtcattgcaatggcgcttgtttcaatccatatagagactttacgagcttgcatacctttttctcttgtccaggtactacaaacccttcgggttgctccatataaatttcatcttctaattcaccatttagaaacgcggtctttacatccatttgatgaatctcaagattgtgcaatgcagcaatagtgAGAAGCACTCAGATaaatgtaatccttgttacaggtgaataggtatcgaagaagtcatgtccttccttttgtttaaaaccccttactactaatcgggctttatacttatccactgttccatcggccttaaatttccttttaagtacctatttgcaacctagaggtttcgcaccttcagttAGATCTACCAATActcaagtgtggtttagcaaaattgagtcaatttcgctttgaacagcttctctccaatgtagcccgtctgggccattgaaggctacttttatagatgttggttcttcatctaacataaaagcaatgtagtcaggaccaaatgtttttgctGTTCTGACTCTaataccacgtcttagtaccgtctcctttggatcgggccttgcacgcttgcgcgattcaggttcctcatccgctgatttagaactagtggcttcaatctccactggtttagaactagtggcttcctcttcaattcttgtctcagaattggttaaaactttttccttgtctttgcaaggaaatgtatttttgagaaatacaacattcattgactcaatcgttgttcctactgtaataatcgatatttcagacttgtgaacaacaaatcgatatgcactactattaagtgcatatccaatgaagatgcaatcaaccgtcttaggtccgattgtaacttctttgggcggaggaaccatcacctttgccaaacacccccacactttgaggtatttgtaggatgacttcctttccttccacaactcataaggagtaacatcttttcctttgagagggattttattcaagatatagttggctgtcaatacagcttccccccacatgttatgtggtaatcctaaAGTCAGAaacagtgcattcatcatctcttttagagttcgattcttgcgttctgcgacaccattagattgtggtgaatatggagcagttgtttgatgaattataccacttgtgttgcataactcctcaaatggggctacatattcgcctcctctatcgcttcgaatcattttgattttacaaccaagttgattctcagcttcgttcttataatttttgaacgcttctattgcttcatctttacttcttaaaagataaatgtagcaatatcttgtgcaatcatctatgaatgtgataaaatactttttaccacctccagtttgcaccatctttaaatcacatacgtccgtgtgaattaattcaaggggttttgtgctccgttcaACCGATTGAAatggcaacttagtcatttatgcttcaagacaaatttcacatttttcttgGGTATCCACTTGATTAGCCTTtaataaatctaaatttactaatcttttaatagcctttaataaatctaaatttactaatcttcaaaaggtggtaccaaaagatgttgttctaccaAAAAGAAGAAGCCgactgcccacgtcgttgagaaggagttcaaggactaggatgaaaacgacctcattgttgtggtcactgaagaggttaaccttgttgataacaagggtggtgggtacatcgacaccggcgctactgctcatgtcggctcagataggagcaagtttgcctcctacactgctgttgaaggaaagaagatcaacatggggaatcaagcatcgtctgaaatcctcggcgttggcaacgtgattctcatgatgacgtctggcgtcactatcactttgaaggatgtgctgcatgtcccgg
This region includes:
- the LOC121745230 gene encoding isopentenyl-diphosphate Delta-isomerase I produces the protein MSSLTSIPFQKWLAASPSISPLKSLLFKPTSCKPLFHPKPTHFLLRFATSVAMGDVAAADSGMDAVQRRLMFEDECILVDENDQVVGHESKYNCHLMEKIEALNLLHRAFSVFLFNSKYELLLQQRSTTKVTFPLVWTNTCCSHPLYRDSELIEENALGVRNAAQRKLLDELGIPAEDVPVDQFVPLGRILYKAPSDGKWGEHELDYLLFIVRDVSVHPNPDEVHDVKYVNREELKELLRKADAGEGGLKLSPWFRLVVDNFLFKWWDHVEKGTINEAVDMKTIHKLIEKPSISTA